attagctgggcctggtggtacacatctgtagtcccagctacttgggaggctgaggtgggaggatgccttgaTCCCAGGTGGttaaggctgctgtgagctgactgccccactgtattccagcctgggtgacagaccccatctcaagaaaagtTACCAGATGTCATGGATAAAGGTTGGTCTTCAAGTGGCCTCATACGTTCTTTTGCATATAAATTCAGGGAATTCATTGGACCAATAGGTTacattttgcttccttttttgttttggttcatGTTAGGCAGTGGGGGCCTAATTAGTGCTCCTTTGTAAAAAGACGTTTTCCTGAAGAATACTGAATTACTGTTCAGACTGGTTGTTGTTGGGTAATAAGGGCTGTTTTTGCTGCCCCAAAAGGGCTTAACCATTTAGGTGGttagtttactttaaaaaacaaaaatcctttggAGACAGATAGTGAAAATGCAAACTAGTTTCTAAATTACCAGTTCCCTACAGGAAGATGCAGTTTGCCAGTGTTTAGTCTCAGAAAATGACTGGTTGGCTCTGTATCTAAATCAGAACCCAATTTCTACACGTGTTGAATAAGCTAACAGCCTTTGATGAATTTCCCTCACAACATGGTTTTAGTGAAgcagacaattttattttttaagggcaTTGTTCTTtctagttcatttctttttatgaaataaaattattttgtttaaacatAGTTCCATTGTCGTTTctgaaaaatacagtattctCATAAGTTGTagcagcagtaaaaaaaaaaaaaattgttatataaGTGGTTGGGGCAGATTTAACTGATTTTGTTAAACCAATTTGTAGGTTACTGCTTCTAATATTACACTTCTAAAAAGCTGAATTTATACTCATGTCCTAAAGGAGAATATGTGATAATGAAGTACATTTGTTAAGTAACTAATTGAAATAGGCTTGGTTTTAAGAGTTCCGGTATATAATAGTCAAAAGTTGAAACCTAATTGACAGTATCTCTTGGAGTTCCAGTAATGTCACAAATTAGTGAATAAGCATGCCAGTGTGCAAGGGTAATGTAAGGATTGTTAGCCTatctaaatattcaaaattactttaaaacttcagtatgttttctgatttttaagaatTCAGAAGTGTTCTGTAATGGATTCAGATGTTTCATTTGTAGTATAATGAAATGTTTACAGAAAGAtaactttttcattaaaatatttttagaaatgtgtgtgttgttttgtcACTTCACAATGTTCATGTGACTTAAACACTATAGGTgaatattttgagttattttaccAGTAAGTAATAAAACAACAGGAAACTTGGAGTGAGCCtttatcagttattttaaaagatgtgaaTTCTATTATATGGGAAATAAGCCGTGGGAAATAagcatggaagaaaaaatattttttaaagttatcagCACTTGTTGCCTAAAATAGTTTAGGTCTTGACAATGTATTAGGTATTTGGGTGATACATGTGAGGCATCTGAACCTTTGAGGGAAAAAAGGATAAACGAGTGAGTGAATAGAAACTAGGAGAAAAAGGTGGTTGCTAGGAGGGAAAGGGCATTTCAGATGTTGGAATTCCCTAGTTTCTTGAGAGGCAGTGGAGTGGTTCAGTACTATATGGTGAAAGTAAGTTGGGGAAAACCTTTCAGGAAATTTTGTAGTCTCAAACTACACTGATGTTTAACCGAAGAGGAAAAGGGTAAGGATGATGTGGGTAATGATCATCTTTTGCTGGATTCATTTATGGGGGTAGgtctttgatgattttttttttttttttttttgaaattacaaCATGTGTATTTGGATTTCTAGCCTTACTAGCTATTAAGCATTTTCCCAATATAATTTTTTCAAGTGAAATACTTTATAAGTTGAAGCCAGATGAGGGTTCTTGGCTAGCTGTTAGACTTAATGCAAACTCATTTTGCTTGTATTCAAACATTGGTTTCATATTCTGTGCAGTTAAGTAATCTTAAAGAGTGGCATGtctagaccaggcatggtggctcacacctgtaatcccagtacttcgggacaccaaggcagacagatcacaaggtcaggagattgagaccatcctagctaacatgatgaaaccccatctctactaaaaaatacaaaaaattagctgggcgtggtggtgggcacctgtagtctcactacccaggaggctgaggcaggagaagggcgtgaatccagaaggtggaacatgtagtgagcagagatcgcaccactgcactccaatttgGGTGatagcgagattccgtctcaaaaaagaatggCGTGTCTAATAATTTCAGTTTAATACTTAGGTCCTGGAATAATAAAGGACGAGTGTGGACTTATTTCCAACAAAAGTATATTTACCCTTGTTTTCTCACAGTGAAAGGACATTGTTATATAAACAGCAAAATAGGAAATGAGATAAAATTAGAGTTTGCATGTGTGCGTCACAGACATAGTAAATGTAaagattgttttcttttgcaaaaatTGGATACACTGGGTTGATTTTTAACTTTGGATTGAATACACTACAATGCCAAGGTTTAGGGGGATGTAAGGTGGTGatagataaaagccattttaagcTTAACAAATTTTCAGAGACCCTAACACCAGGTAATGGCAAGGGTGCGTTGAAGTGTACATTGTGCACAGTTCTGAAAGCTTGCTAGGAAATGGGCATTAACCCATACTGTTCAACTTTTATTGGTAAAGAAATAGTAACTGGGTGAAGGGTATACACAAGAATGTTGACAGCttaaaaataccttaaaatatatGGAAGAGTTTCATTGACTACATCCATATATATAGCCACTAATTAAAGGACTTGTCATCGTAAAGGAATTGTGTAAAATGTTTAGCTGTATCTGAGGCTCCAggtaacttaatttttaaattgtattaactATGCTGTTCGGTAAATGCTGAGTAAACTTACATCCTTTATATCAAAAGAATTCTGATGGATTGTCTATTTGAAGTCAGTGGTCTTACTCTCAATAGGTACTGAAAGAAAACGTAATTCGTAGTTTTTGTTACTCTGATTCTTGGGTCAGATTTTATCAGTAAGAAATGTAAATACAGAATGTAAAAGCAGTTTTGTGAGCGTGGGCAGGTTACTTGGTTCCTTTTAATGCCATGCTCTCTGGCAGATTGGTATTCCAGCAGGCCCCTTAGAATGTTGATTTTTACATGGCATGAGATGCAGGTGAGATTACTCAAATGTTACATGaaaataattaccaaaatatTAAGTTTATGACTTAATGTACTTGAAACACTAAATTAGGCCTAATGGTGGGTCTGATTTCTAACATTGAAGTTCTGATGCATAATTGATAATGTGgtttaaattgtactttaagCCAAGTACAGTGAAATACCAGTAGTTTGTTGCCTGGAATATTGAAGGAAATgaagtaaaaatgaagaaagtttcTTCCCATCAAAATTCTCAGACCTAAAAACTATACAGGTTAAGAACTCCTGTTTTTAACCtgattccccccccccccccccccacacacacacacacactttctttttctttttttttggtaaaatggaTTTATAATCCCTTCCCTCAATCAGAAAGTTAAATTCAATAGCTTAAAGAACCTAACCTAGCGCCTGTCTTGTGGACCCTAAAGATAGTATTTTGGTAATGCTGGATACTGTCTTACAAGGATATCCTGAAGCATACCTAAAATTCTAATGGGTGATAAAAGTTATGCCAATGTCTTCCCCCCTCCGCCACCCCAATATAGGATTGAAGTTTTctagtctttaatttttttccagttctcagGTGTTAAACAGCATCAACTGAAGACAAAGCACCCTGGTAGGTATGTTTAAATGTATGTATTCTGAAGCTTAGTCACAAATACGGATATGGCAAACATTTGAGCAGTGCCCCCCTTAAAAACAGGAACTTGGGAAATCTTGGCAAGAAGATAGGTTTTCATATAAAGTGTTGTGCAATTACAGTTTGATAGTCAAATTTGAGCACAGGTATAAAGCTCTCAACGCAAATGCAAATTAAGAGAAATGAACACTTGGTTTTATTAGTCATGGCATAGTTGGGATTTgttatttgaaatttataatttCTCACAATGTTTTATACTTCACTGTAGTATTTTTAGGTACCATAAGTTTCTATGGCCAGTTACCTTGTATGAATTGGTCAGAATACTTTGAAGTTTACTGCCAAAGAATGTCTGTTTTTGTCTGCCCAGCAATGCTCTTCTCCCTTCAAATACCAGTCAGTGTTAGGTGCTCCAGATAGGGCTGCTGCTGAGATTCTTGCCACCATCTCCCCACTCACAATTTGGTGTAAGAATATAGTTTGTTCGAGACCTGGGATTATCTGAGTTTGGAAAAGTGATGTCTTCTCCCGAGATTCCCCATCACCACACCATCAGAGGAAGGAAGTTCCTTGATAGCATGTGAAAAATATTCAGGACCCAAAATCTTgggcttggcgtggtggctcgcgtgtaatcctagcactttgggaggccaaggaggatcacttgacgtcaggagttccataccatcctggtcatcatggtgaaaacctgtctccactaaaaatgcaacaaaaaaaaaaaaaaaaaaaaaaccggcgggtggcggatacctgtaatcccagctacttgggaggctgaggcaggagaatcacttgaacctgagaggtggaggttgcagtgagccgagattgtgccactgcactccatcgtgggcaacagagtgggactccatctcaagaagaagaagaacacaAAATCTTCACATTTGAACCCTTAGATCCATTAGTCCTTGAAGTCATTTTCAATCCCAGCAGTAAAATTCTCTTGTAAGCTAATTTGGATTCACTTGTAGCCAAAAAGCATAATACAAGACTAAAGGAAACTGACACACCCATTGTTTATGCAATGTTTACTATGAGCTAGGCGCAGTGCTTTTTGTGGGGGTGACCCACTGAGTACCACTCTgcttttaaatgagaaaacacgcttaagaggaggcagaagaatggcctgaacccaggaggcagagcttgcagtgagccgagatagcgccattgcactccagcctgggtgacagagccagactgtctcaaaaaaaaaaaaaaaaaaactaaagtgaGTTACTAAAGGTCATTCTAGGAATTAGCAGCAAGCCCATGCAGTCTGGTTCCAGGGACAGGATTTCTAACACTACATCGCTCCTAATGGGTTGCTAGGAGTCTTCACTGAATAGTTAACACATGCAGTGCTTATTTTAAACATACTTAAATGAATCTCCATTTCCTcactttaaaaaggcaaaacaatatgAACAAGTGAAACGTGCTTAGGTGAGGAAATAATAACTGAATGATTCATTAGCATGCAGATTTTCAAAGGGTTTTGAGGGAACTTATTTTTGTGCACTCTAGTTTAAACGTCTAATAGATCTCTCAGTATGTCCAAAAAGGAACTGATTttcccacctgggtctccctcTATCCTGTCTTCTCCATCCTTGGACAACTCAATTCTTAAAGATGTTAAACTTCCTGACTCAAATCCATTCTACCAGAAAATCTTTTTAGTTCTCTGAGACGTGGCAGAATCCGATGTCCCTGACTACCCACTTCTATCACCCTGGACCAAACCACCATCACAATGCATGAACCTCTCAATCGGTTTCCCTACTCCCATCCTTACCCTCTATACTGTTCTCAACATACAAGCCAGAGGAAACTTTAAAAGTTGTAGCTCTGAGGCATTTTATAGAACGTTGATACTCAaccggggcgcggtggctcaacgcctgtaatcccagcactttgggaggccgaagcagacggatcacgaggtcagaagtttgagaccagcctgaccaacatggtgaaacctcatctctactaaaaaatgcaaaaattagctgggcgtggaggcacgcgcctgtaatcccagctactcaggaggctggggcaggagaatcgcttgaacccgggaggcggaggttgcagtgagctgagattgcaccactgcacttcagcctgggcgacagggcaagactccgtcaaaaaaaaaaaaaaaaaaaaaccagttggtatttatatacataaaaagtAGTAGGAAGCTAAAATTCatcatacatttctttcttttttgggctTGACCTAGTAAATCCTTAGCTTCATTGATTTGGGTTGCTATATAAGGAGATCCTTCTTTGGGCGATTTAAGATCATATTTGTTACTGAGcatctcttttattttcccttcctgGCAGTAAGGCTTACAACAGGTAGTATTGCTGCTTCCCATTTTGTCATTTTGGGTTCAAACCCACCTCTCTAATAGCCACCGCTGAAGGCAGATTTTGGTAGACTTTGAAAATACTCTTTTACTTCAGGCTATATGTGCTTCCTGGCTTGCAAAACCTGCAGCAGAAATGGTCAGTCCAGCTGCCACCACTGTACTGACCAGCCCAGCTTCTTTCTCCTCCATCCGGATTGGTACAGCCACCTGCCACTAACTGCACTCCTTTACCAGAAAGCTAGGCAGCCACTGCCAGCAGTCACAAACCCCAGagggaactttaaaaaaagttgAATGTTACTGCTGAACAGCACCATTAGCTCCCCACCTCACTTATGTAGACTTACAAGGCTCTGTCATATTCCACCACCATCCCTTTCTTCGGCCACATTGTCCTTGTTTTTTCTCAAATGTGGTTCCGCCTTTGGACCCACTGTGTCTTGTCTACAGTGTTCTTGGCTATGAGAACGGCTTCTCCCCCACATCGTCAAATGTTGCCACTTCAGTAACGCTCTTCCCATTTACAGCCTTAAGTTGTGACGCTTTTTACTGGTTTTCCCCATCCAATTCCTTCTAACATAGTGGAGTATGCTTGTTACCTCCCCTTCACTAGAATGCAAGTTCCAGGGCAGGGATATTGGTTTTGTCCTTTCTACTTCAAACTGTGCCTAGTGTATAGTGGGCGTATATCTACTGatggaaataaatgaatcaatgctTTCACGTCAGTGTATAACATTTTCTTGGGTTTAGATGTACTTGCTATTGAAGAGGCAAAGTATCCTCTtgatatactttatttttctgtaaccCTGGTACTAGAAATTtagtataaaatgatttttatattttcaaataaaacattGTGAAAATGCAAAACATCTAAATTAAAAGGATGATTATCTTACGGAAAATACTACTTGTGAATAAACTCAAAGGAATCCCAAACAAATAATTTAACAGTCATAATAATCCTTTATTAGTACCAgctcttaaaattgttttttgccAGAGCTAaacaatttaatataaaaaatgccatttttttgTCCATACAGTATTTATAAAAAAGTACATAGTGGTTAGTTTTGCAATAATTTGCTTTTAGCCAGATGTCATATCATCATATAAATCTATGAATATAACAAATGACATAAGAACAGTATAAATAAGTTTTTGTAGTATTTACACTTACACAGAAACTAGCCCAAATGGTGTCCTACGAAATTGTTTATAGTTAAAGTGAAACTACTGATTCAACGTACTGACACTCCAatgctttttaaagtttcatattattttctataCTAGTTTTGGCTATAATTTTGCATAGAATTACTTATAAAGTATGAGCATTTCACATCACAGTAGGAGCTTTTAGTATAatagtacaaaaaaactagctcaGAAAAGGTCAAATCCTCCTAAATCTAGTTTTTCTTAACATCTGGCTTCTTACTTTTGGGAACAAGGAAAACATTGCCATCTCTTGTTTGCTGCAGGGAGTATTCACTAGGAGAATAAGGTTTTCCATCTTCATCACGTAGCATGCTGAAAACTTCGAGATATAAGGTGCTGAGTTGTTTTTTCAGTAGGTGAAGGCTTttgtcattttctcctttttctttgagcaatttttctttttcatctttcaaatgaTCTAAATCTTGCTCTAGTTCTActatattttccagttttctttttctacaattCTGAGCAGCCACTTTATTCTTACCCCTCCTACGTATATCTCGAATTAATGCAAGTTGAGCTTCATTGAACTGCTCTTTGGACATCATTTCGTTGAAGTCAACAACAGGGAGGTTAATGATTTTTTCTACGGGGAATGGGATATGGAGAGCTTTTGCCCTAAGTTCATCTCTTGTGAGATGAGCCTCCAAGCGGCTTGAATGTTTGTCTTTTGTGAATGGGGTTTTTCCATGACCAGGACTTACAGGCAATTCTTTCTCTGGTGTGTTCTCACATTGGGCATCATGCACGGGAGTGCTCTGCCCCTGAGATGGTGACAAGGGTTGTACCGTATCCCCAGAAGAATGTACTGGTTGTGTTTTAGGACCATTCTGTTTGACACTTCCAGGGGCACTATCTAGCTCTTCCACTTCAGAATCACTGAGGCCAAGTAGTGTGTCTCCATAGCTGGAAGATTCCACTGAGTGTTCTGGTGATGCCACACTGGGACTTGTGTTCAGTGAAATGCCAGAGTCAGAATCATTGAATTCTGTTGTGCTTTCAGGGTGGTTTTGGTTAAAAGCTTTGCAAAGTGATAGATCAGAAACATCAATGGGCCCATTTAGAAGTTCAGAGAGTGAATGGCTTAAAGTAGCAGGTGAGGGCATGCTGTTGCTGATACTGGGCTCAGCTATGAAAGCAGAATAAAATTCATCACCAAAATCTGTGTTGACTGTGGCATCTGAATTTAATGAGTTCACTGTCAACTGGTTGGGGTCTTCTGTGGAGAGGATGCTGCTGAAGGAATCCTCaaaagcattaagaaaatgtggactACAGTTACCTACTTCTTTTTCCATTGAGGATATAGATGAGTAAAAATGATAATTGTCAACTTCTGTCAGTTTGGCTTCTGGACTTGGAACCATGGTAGTCTCAACCAGCTTGTCATTTTCAATATTAAGACACTGCATGGGAAAGAAGTTTATACTATATAAATCAAAGTTAATCCATGATAATACGTGATAAATTTAGATAAACTCCCTACCCACATTATCTTCAGGCTTATCTCTATAATTTATTCTCTCTATAATTTAGAGATAATTCTCACTTCCAATACGTATTTATGCCTAAGCATATGTATTATTTTCAGAGTTCCCGGATCAGACATCAGGTTTATAACATTCTATCCTCAAGATATCCAACCCATTTAACTAGCATGGGCAGTACTCATGACTAATTTAATAGCACCCTCCAATCCTTCCTATAAATAGGTGGCATATAAATAATCAGAATGACTAAAGGcactgaatataaaataatatcttcaGTATTACATTCTATTCTAGTTACctgtaactcaggaatggataATAGCTCCTCCCAAACTTGCTCAATGTCCTGTTGCATACCGTCTAAATCAACAGGGGCTACCTGAGCAACAGAAGTTTCAGGCGACTGAGCCTGATTAGTAGCAATGAAGACTGGGCTCTCGATGTGGCCGGGAATATCAGGAACAAGTGACTGAAACGTAGCCGAAGAAACCTAAAATTGATAAGGCATTGATTTATGAGTCTTCCACCAACAGGGGATAAGTAAGCTCTAAGGCACCACCACAATACAAAATGGAATCAGCTGCAGTTCCGTGTCTCGCTACTTACTAACCAGTCATGACCCTTTGTAAATAATgaaacaaatctttttttcctaCCGCACTGACTCAGATTTACTATTTGCCGGCCTAATTGTTTCAGCCTACGCATTTGGAAGTAAACTTTAAAATGAGTAAGCATAATCTTTAGGATTTAGTTTATATAATATCTAGCACAGTGGTACCAGATAAAACCGATTTATTAAAACTGTTAACTGAAGAAGTCTTCGTTTATTGCCCAGCTGGCTTTTTACTCACCAAGACCTCTTAGATACTTGCAGCAAATGAGTTATTTGTTTCCATGGTTATGCTGTCCATGTTTCTGGCTATGCAACAGTAAatggttttggttttgtattGTGTGaaggttttttattatttttttcttaattgtaaaGTTATCTATAGGCTAAGGTTTCCTTGACAGAGTATTTCCTTGGTTAAAAAATTTCCTcctaaaactgtttttattcttttaaatggaGACTCATTGACGGGACTTACGTAGAATACGATTGTTATTTTATAGTTAGGGAGTTTTGCTCCTAACCAGGTTATTTTATACCTCACCTCATTGTCATCTACAAACGGGAATGTCTGCGCCAAAAGCTGCATGCAGTCATCAAAGTACAAAGCATCTGATTTGGGAATGTGGGCAACCTGATAAAAGGGAATGacacaaaggaagacaaaaatGGTTAAATATTCCATTGCCAAGCAAAATATTCAATACTTGATGTTCATAAAATATAATCAAGTTAGGTAAATATTTATCTTATTGCAGAGATCACTTTGGTACACAATTTGAACCAGACCACGTGGGTTCAAATCTTAGCTCCTCCAATTTTCTGAGTGAtctgggcaaattatttaaccttttttCAGCTTCAGTTGCTCGTCGCAGataaaatagggataatggtACCTAATTAATATACTTGTGTTGATTAAATCAGTCAGTATATGTTAAGTTCTTAAAACAGTGCTTGCCACACACAGTAACGCCAGTAATTCCTACTACTTGGTTCTCCTGCCACTACTTCTGTTGCTGCTACTTGATCCTTACAGGATGTTTCTATACTTTACAAAACTCTTTTGTGTAACTTATGTCTTCCcaatcctcacaataactctgTTAAGATTAGTAGGTTGGGTACTGGActcatcaggaggctgaggttggaaggTAGATTTGACAAGGTTAAGTAAAAGAAAGGCAAAGCTGGAACTCAAATCCAGATACTTTAATTCCTTGGTCAGTGTTTCCTTAAACCCTGCCATAACTTTCCCAAGAATGGAGTACTCTACCTGGGAGTAGTTGGCAGATCCACTGGTTTCTGACTGGATGTGCTGGGCTGGCTGAATTGGGAGAAATTCACCTGTCTCTTCATCTAGTTGTAACTGAGCGAAAAAGGctttctcttgctccttttgGAGTTGTTCTTGTCTTTCCTTTTcaagttttttctgtttttccagctCATACTCTTTCCGTCGCTGACTGAAGTCAAATACTTCTCGACTTACTCCAAGATCGATATCTTGCCTCCAAAGTATATCAATCAAATCCATGTCCTATGTTTAAGacaaaagaaggagagagatcaTGGTTTTTAAATGGCAGATACCACATATATTAATTCACATTATGCCACTGTTgatggtggggagtggggagattACAAATACAATCTAAATGAGAACACAGATCCAATGTTCTAGAAGAGCACAGTTAATTCCATTCAATGAATCTATTCATTAAAGACAACAAACAACCTACAAACACATAGCCATCCATTCTAATCACTTGGATCATTAATGATAGGGTGATGGTAGAGGTCACTAAAGGGCAAAGTCACAAATGgtttgaatgaaaagaaatcccACCCTTGTTTAACGCAATATAGAAATTAGAGCAAGCACTCTAAGCCACTGACTTACGAGAAGTAAGTAATGTTGGAAAACATTACTGAATACATGGAGCTTTCTTTAAACTTTGCTCAGCAAATATCCAGTTTATAGAGGGATAACTCCCAAGTTAAAGTGTCAATCTAGCAGTTATGAAATGTCACcattctttccatctttcctaCACTAGATTGATTATCTTCTCCCCATCACTGCTTGCTACTCTTATCTCTGGGGCTCACCTatatgcctgtaacccagcattttgggaggccgaggtgggtggatcacctgaggtctggagttcgagaccagcctgggcaacatggtgaaaccccatctctactaaaaatacaaaagtcagccgggcgtggtggtacatgcctgtaatcccagctacttgggagactgaggcaggagaatcggcttgaacctgagaggcggaggttgcagtgtgccgagatcacaccactgcactccagcctgggcaacagaacaagactccatctcaaaaaaaaaaaaaaagagcagacagggacaggtgcggtggctcacgcctacaagcccagcactttgggaggctgaggcgggtggattgcttgagcccaggagttcacaaccagcctgggcaacatggagagaccctgtttctaccaaaacaaaaacaaacaacaacaacaaaactggtgtggtggtgcacacctgtagtcccagctactcaggaggctgaggtgggaggatcacttgagtccaggaggtcaaggctgcagtgagcctatgattgtgccactgcactccagcctgggcaacaaagtgagaccctgcctcataaataaataaataaataaataaataaataaataaatctatggCTCCAGGGAAGGATTAAAGGTATTAAGTTTTAAGACATAGGAAGAATCTTACAAAGAGGGAATGGTTTTGATGAGGAGAGGCTAGgcttggtgactcatgcctgtaatcccaggagtttgggaggccaaggcaggaggactgctggagcccaggagttactAGCCTGGGCACAATAGTGacacctgtctctaccaaaaatcaaaacaaattagTTGCATGTGGTgatgtgagcctgtagtccctactattagggaggctgaagtgagacgatcgcttgagcccaggaagtcaagaccatggtgagctgtgattgcaccactgcactccagcctgggtgacaagaccctgtttcacacacacacaaagatacatGGGGAGAGAATTTATATGACTAGGCTAGGCATAGGAACCACATCCAGATTTTCCTAACCAAAAATGTGTCAATAGCAGTTTTTCTGCTTTGTAATTTTAGTATGGAAAAAATCTAAATAGGTAGGAAATCTAAATCTGTTTCCATTCCACAGTCACCTATAGGGGAAATAATGAATTtgagaatggaaaaaaatcaagatggGGGAATGGGAGTTGCGACCTGGAGGCCAGTGGGTACAGTGTAGACACATGTCGCACTTTGCATTTCAGTTCTGCTGACAGCTGGCAATGCCAGACTTAGAGCTCTATTACTTTCAGCTTCCCAAGGACACAAATAACATGGTGGTGGTTTCAGTGAAGAGTCAGGCTATTTTTATCCAACGGAGGAGGAGCAGGCCACCCAGTCTGGAGGCAGCGCAGCTAGCTGGATGGCACAGGCCACCTGTACCCATGACTGAAGGCTGGTGTTGGAATCTTACATGCTATGAAACCCTGCTCATGGGGCTAATTATTCTAGCCTTGAACAATATATAGTGTAAAGCACACAGAGTAGGCATAGTTAAAACAGCACTTGTAGTTAGGTATACCTCACTAGGAAATACCTAATTATTTTTAAGGCAGTATCTATTAAGGGCTTCctagatgccacacacttttttttttttttttttttttgagacggagtctcgctctgtcgcccaggctggagtgcagtggcaggatctcggctcactgcaagctccacctcccgggttcacgccattctcctgtctcagcctcctgagtagctgggactacaggtgcccgccaccactcccagctaattttctgtatattcagtggagacggggtttcaccgtgttagccaggatggtctcgatctcccaacctcgtgatccgcccgccgcggcctcccaaagtgctgggattacaggcgtgagccactgcacccggcccatatGCTAcgcactgttctaa
The sequence above is drawn from the Macaca mulatta isolate MMU2019108-1 chromosome 12, T2T-MMU8v2.0, whole genome shotgun sequence genome and encodes:
- the NFE2L2 gene encoding nuclear factor erythroid 2-related factor 2 isoform X1 encodes the protein MDLIDILWRQDIDLGVSREVFDFSQRRKEYELEKQKKLEKERQEQLQKEQEKAFFAQLQLDEETGEFLPIQPAQHIQSETSGSANYSQVAHIPKSDALYFDDCMQLLAQTFPFVDDNEVSSATFQSLVPDIPGHIESPVFIATNQAQSPETSVAQVAPVDLDGMQQDIEQVWEELLSIPELQCLNIENDKLVETTMVPSPEAKLTEVDNYHFYSSISSMEKEVGNCSPHFLNAFEDSFSSILSTEDPNQLTVNSLNSDATVNTDFGDEFYSAFIAEPSISNSMPSPATLSHSLSELLNGPIDVSDLSLCKAFNQNHPESTTEFNDSDSGISLNTSPSVASPEHSVESSSYGDTLLGLSDSEVEELDSAPGSVKQNGPKTQPVHSSGDTVQPLSPSQGQSTPVHDAQCENTPEKELPVSPGHGKTPFTKDKHSSRLEAHLTRDELRAKALHIPFPVEKIINLPVVDFNEMMSKEQFNEAQLALIRDIRRRGKNKVAAQNCRKRKLENIVELEQDLDHLKDEKEKLLKEKGENDKSLHLLKKQLSTLYLEVFSMLRDEDGKPYSPSEYSLQQTRDGNVFLVPKSKKPDVKKN
- the NFE2L2 gene encoding nuclear factor erythroid 2-related factor 2 (The RefSeq protein has 1 substitution compared to this genomic sequence), which gives rise to MMELELPPPGLPSQQDMDLIDILWRQDIDLGVSREVFDFSQRRKEYELEKQKKLEKERQEQLQKEQEKAFFAQLQLDEETGEFLPIQPAQHIQSETSGSANYSQVAHIPKSDALYFDDCMQLLAQTFPFVDDNEVSSATFQSLVPDIPGHIESPVFIATNQAQSPETSVAQVAPVDLDGMQQDIEQVWEELLSIPELQCLNIENDKLVETTMVPSPEAKLTEVDNYHFYSSISSMEKEVGNCSPHFLNAFEDSFSSILSTEDPNQLTVNSLNSDATVNTDFGDEFYSAFIAEPSISNSMPSPATLSHSLSELLNGPIDVSDLSLCKAFNQNHPESTTEFNDSDSGISLNTSPSVASPEHSVESSSYGDTLLGLSDSEVEELDSAPGSVKQNGPKTQPVHSSGDTVQPLSPSQGQSTPVHDAQCENTPEKELPLSPGHGKTPFTKDKHSSRLEAHLTRDELRAKALHIPFPVEKIINLPVVDFNEMMSKEQFNEAQLALIRDIRRRGKNKVAAQNCRKRKLENIVELEQDLDHLKDEKEKLLKEKGENDKSLHLLKKQLSTLYLEVFSMLRDEDGKPYSPSEYSLQQTRDGNVFLVPKSKKPDVKKN